The Trichocoleus desertorum ATA4-8-CV12 genome window below encodes:
- a CDS encoding dCTP deaminase, which translates to MIKNDTWITAMAAKGMIVPFEPQLVREVSGDANLAIRPVISYGLSSYGYDIRLSPAEFRIFRHIPGTVIDPKNFNPENLEPTKLHTDSNGSYFVLPAHSYALGVALERLEVPTNATVICIGKSTYARAGIIANLTPAEAGWRGHLTLEFSNSSSADCRIYANEGVVQLLFLEGEPCAVSYETRRGKYQDQPEAVTLARV; encoded by the coding sequence ATGATTAAGAACGATACATGGATTACAGCAATGGCGGCAAAAGGCATGATCGTGCCGTTTGAGCCACAGTTGGTTCGGGAAGTTTCCGGTGATGCCAACTTAGCAATTCGACCTGTCATTAGTTATGGCTTATCAAGCTACGGCTATGACATTCGCCTATCACCTGCCGAGTTTCGTATTTTCCGTCATATTCCCGGCACTGTGATAGATCCGAAGAACTTCAACCCAGAAAATTTAGAGCCGACTAAGCTGCACACAGACAGCAATGGTAGCTATTTCGTGCTTCCAGCCCACTCTTACGCCTTGGGAGTCGCGCTAGAGAGGCTGGAAGTTCCTACCAATGCCACAGTTATTTGCATCGGCAAGTCAACCTACGCCAGAGCAGGAATCATTGCCAACCTCACACCTGCTGAGGCGGGCTGGCGCGGGCACCTCACTCTAGAGTTTTCTAACTCTTCTAGCGCTGACTGCCGCATTTACGCCAATGAAGGCGTGGTGCAACTCCTATTTCTAGAAGGTGAGCCCTGCGCGGTTAGTTACGAAACTCGCCGGGGTAAATATCAAGACCAACCAGAAGCCGTGACACTGGCGCGAGTCTAA
- a CDS encoding P-loop NTPase family protein: MVSQIETPALNSLKTQGVGERRTAVEVSRRFPHAIEGLVQVFTCSHRSFFTSVMAQALRIAGQGTSVLVVQFLKGGIGQGYDHPVRLGQNLDWIRCDLPRCIDTPHLDETEMRSLLDLWHHTQAVVMQGKYDLVVLDELSLAINFDLIAETEVLAFLQKRPSHVDVILTGPEMPQAILDVADQITELRRSHQP, encoded by the coding sequence ATGGTTTCCCAAATTGAAACCCCAGCCCTAAATTCCCTCAAAACGCAAGGTGTTGGAGAACGTCGAACTGCTGTAGAGGTCAGTCGTCGCTTCCCTCACGCGATCGAAGGATTGGTACAGGTTTTTACTTGTTCGCATCGCAGCTTCTTCACCAGTGTGATGGCGCAAGCACTCAGAATCGCAGGGCAAGGCACATCAGTCTTAGTAGTGCAGTTTCTCAAAGGCGGAATTGGGCAAGGCTACGATCATCCAGTACGGCTAGGGCAAAATCTGGATTGGATTCGCTGCGATTTGCCCCGTTGCATCGACACCCCTCATCTAGATGAGACAGAAATGCGATCGCTTCTAGATTTGTGGCACCACACACAAGCCGTGGTGATGCAAGGCAAGTATGATTTGGTCGTCTTAGATGAATTGAGTTTGGCGATTAACTTTGACTTGATTGCAGAAACAGAAGTGCTGGCTTTTTTACAGAAGCGGCCTAGCCATGTAGATGTGATTTTGACTGGGCCAGAAATGCCGCAAGCGATCTTAGACGTTGCCGATCAAATCACAGAGCTTCGTCGCAGCCATCAACCTTAG
- a CDS encoding DUF2326 domain-containing protein: MINAVFANKASFKAIEFTPGFNVILADRTETSGARDSRNGLGKSTLIEIIHFCLGSSPRKGTGLRVSALRGWAFSLNLTLANQEVVVTRSVDEPSTVTIHGDTSTWIIQPRTEKNEKFFRIEDWKKVLGALVFGLPIDEERQFAPNFRSLISYFIRPEKDAFSTPFEYFRKQPEWQKQVFNTFLLGLAWEDASDWQGIKEQEKLLDSLKKLKNTNQTGVATKILGSLGELEATRVRVEQQLQRRREELNNFRVHPQYADLQQEADLLTAEIHEITNENIFNRQILTFYQSSLEQESEPSQSDVARLYESAGVELPSLVIRRLEEVENFHHQIVENRREFLSAEVKRLRRTITDFDKIIREKTNQRASRLEVLQTHGALEEYTRLQELYLETRSSLNDINQRIDELRKVEEGKSSLRIERELLKQRALRDLEERHAQAERAITLFNANSQALYDAPGTLAINVGSSGFQFNVEIERDRSEGIGKMKIFCYDLMLAQLWSQRDPSPNVLIHDSTIFDGVDERQVALALELAARESERLGFKYICTLNSDMVPSAEFSPEFNFDSFVRLRLTDDEGGNLLGISF, translated from the coding sequence ATGATTAACGCTGTCTTTGCTAATAAAGCTTCATTTAAAGCTATTGAGTTTACACCTGGCTTTAACGTAATTCTTGCTGATCGTACAGAGACCTCTGGTGCTAGAGATTCACGTAATGGACTTGGAAAATCAACTTTAATTGAAATCATCCACTTTTGCTTGGGTTCAAGTCCGCGAAAAGGTACAGGACTTAGAGTGTCAGCTCTGAGAGGGTGGGCTTTCAGTCTAAACCTAACTTTAGCAAATCAAGAAGTGGTTGTTACTCGAAGTGTTGATGAACCTTCCACTGTGACTATTCATGGAGACACTAGTACCTGGATCATTCAGCCAAGAACTGAGAAAAATGAAAAGTTTTTCAGAATAGAAGATTGGAAAAAAGTTCTCGGTGCATTGGTCTTTGGCTTACCAATAGATGAAGAGAGACAATTTGCGCCTAATTTTCGTAGCTTAATTTCCTACTTCATTCGCCCTGAGAAAGATGCGTTTTCTACTCCTTTTGAATACTTCAGAAAACAACCAGAGTGGCAAAAGCAAGTTTTTAATACCTTTTTATTAGGTCTTGCTTGGGAGGATGCAAGTGATTGGCAAGGAATCAAAGAGCAAGAAAAGCTTCTTGATAGCCTTAAGAAATTGAAAAATACTAATCAAACTGGCGTCGCAACAAAGATTCTTGGTTCTTTAGGTGAGTTAGAAGCCACTAGAGTTAGAGTTGAACAACAGCTTCAGAGAAGGCGTGAAGAACTTAATAACTTTCGCGTACATCCTCAATATGCTGATCTACAGCAAGAAGCAGATCTTCTAACTGCCGAGATTCATGAAATTACTAACGAAAACATATTTAATCGTCAAATACTAACTTTTTATCAATCAAGCCTTGAACAGGAAAGTGAACCATCTCAAAGCGACGTAGCTCGGCTATATGAGAGTGCTGGCGTTGAGCTTCCTAGTTTAGTAATTCGTCGTTTGGAAGAAGTAGAAAATTTTCATCATCAAATCGTTGAAAACCGACGTGAGTTTCTTTCAGCCGAAGTTAAGCGTCTTAGACGGACTATTACAGATTTTGATAAAATTATCAGGGAAAAAACTAACCAACGTGCCTCTAGACTTGAAGTACTGCAAACTCATGGTGCATTGGAGGAGTATACAAGGCTCCAAGAGTTATATTTAGAGACTCGATCTAGTCTAAATGATATCAATCAGCGTATTGATGAACTGCGAAAGGTCGAAGAAGGAAAAAGTTCATTACGAATAGAAAGAGAGTTATTGAAGCAGAGAGCACTTCGAGATCTCGAAGAACGTCATGCTCAAGCTGAACGAGCAATCACACTATTTAATGCAAACTCACAAGCCCTTTACGATGCTCCAGGAACTCTTGCAATTAATGTAGGTTCAAGTGGCTTTCAATTTAATGTTGAGATTGAAAGAGATCGTAGTGAAGGCATCGGAAAGATGAAAATTTTTTGCTATGATTTGATGCTTGCACAGCTATGGTCACAACGTGATCCATCACCAAATGTTCTCATCCATGACAGTACGATCTTTGATGGAGTAGATGAACGGCAAGTAGCTTTAGCTCTTGAATTAGCTGCTAGAGAATCAGAACGGCTTGGGTTCAAATATATTTGTACTCTTAACTCAGATATGGTTCCTTCAGCAGAATTCTCGCCTGAATTCAACTTTGATTCTTTTGTGAGACTAAGACTCACTGATGATGAAGGGGGAAACTTGCTTGGAATCAGTTTCTAA
- a CDS encoding Uma2 family endonuclease, with product MPDVTVLAIAQWEAMADREAVINLSEPPPLLVVEVVSESTKSADYRAKYSEYSVLEIPEYWIVDPLEAKVTTCQLNEGRYDEAIFTDESIIQSPTFPALKLTVAQVLAAQ from the coding sequence ATTCCTGATGTCACAGTTTTAGCGATCGCTCAATGGGAAGCAATGGCCGATCGAGAGGCTGTGATTAACTTGAGTGAACCCCCTCCGTTGTTGGTTGTGGAAGTGGTGAGTGAGTCTACCAAATCGGCAGATTATCGGGCTAAGTACAGCGAGTATAGTGTTTTAGAAATTCCTGAGTATTGGATTGTTGATCCGCTAGAGGCAAAAGTAACGACCTGCCAGTTGAATGAAGGTCGTTATGATGAGGCAATCTTTACGGATGAATCTATCATCCAATCTCCGACATTTCCTGCTTTGAAGCTAACGGTTGCTCAGGTTTTGGCGGCACAGTAA
- the radC gene encoding DNA repair protein RadC: MTYCLRVADLPTNERPRERLLMQGAKGLATAELLAILLGTGQGPGKLSAIGLGQYILQELSQHQRDPLEVLRDVNALDLTKISGIGPAKATTILAAIELGKRTFQSRPGERTVIDSPESAAAALSHDLMWQNQERFAVILLDVKHRLLGTQVITIGTATETLAHPRDIFREVIRQGATRVIVAHNHPSGSTEPSTEDIALTRQLLMGAQFLAIPLLDHLIIGNGDHRSLRQTTALWDEYPQGA; this comes from the coding sequence ATGACCTACTGCCTCAGGGTTGCTGATCTACCGACCAATGAACGCCCACGGGAGCGACTCTTGATGCAAGGGGCTAAAGGGTTAGCTACAGCTGAGTTACTCGCCATTTTGCTAGGGACAGGTCAGGGGCCAGGAAAACTATCAGCGATCGGCTTGGGCCAATATATTCTGCAAGAACTCAGCCAGCACCAACGCGACCCGCTGGAAGTGCTGCGCGATGTGAATGCGCTGGATTTAACCAAAATTTCTGGTATTGGGCCAGCCAAGGCAACCACGATTTTGGCGGCGATCGAGTTAGGGAAGCGAACATTTCAATCTAGACCTGGAGAGCGCACTGTGATCGATAGTCCTGAATCTGCCGCCGCTGCTCTGAGCCACGACTTAATGTGGCAGAACCAAGAACGCTTTGCCGTGATCCTCCTCGATGTGAAGCATCGCTTACTGGGGACACAAGTGATCACCATCGGCACTGCAACCGAAACTTTAGCTCACCCCAGAGATATTTTTCGCGAAGTGATTCGCCAAGGCGCAACTCGCGTGATTGTGGCTCATAACCATCCTTCGGGCAGCACCGAACCTAGCACGGAAGATATCGCCTTAACTCGCCAATTGCTGATGGGAGCACAGTTCTTAGCGATTCCCTTGCTAGACCACCTCATTATTGGCAATGGCGATCACCGCAGCTTGCGCCAGACCACCGCACTGTGGGATGAATACCCCCAAGGCGCTTAA
- a CDS encoding nucleoside deaminase — protein sequence MTTQYSMPPEELKSANLHTPTDLDEQMIDKVLEEANRAIDQGKAGVGALILWRGEILALGHNTFEETGDMTAHGEMTVLRQAARRLSQMSAEEKADLSIYVTLEPCLMCLSAISFVGIKRVVYSALAEDANEEQWVARGISLDKLNSSLVRGPLELVAGVKREAGKAILARMHKRS from the coding sequence GTGACCACCCAATATTCCATGCCGCCAGAGGAGCTGAAGTCAGCCAACCTGCACACTCCTACGGATCTGGATGAGCAAATGATCGATAAGGTCTTGGAAGAAGCCAACCGAGCGATTGACCAAGGTAAGGCAGGCGTCGGAGCCTTGATTTTATGGCGTGGCGAAATCTTGGCTTTAGGACACAACACGTTTGAAGAAACAGGCGACATGACCGCTCATGGTGAGATGACGGTGCTACGTCAAGCGGCTAGACGTTTGAGCCAGATGAGCGCAGAGGAGAAAGCAGATCTCAGCATCTACGTCACCTTAGAACCTTGCTTGATGTGCTTGTCAGCTATTTCGTTTGTGGGCATTAAGCGCGTGGTCTATTCGGCCTTAGCGGAGGATGCCAATGAGGAGCAATGGGTAGCGCGTGGCATCAGTCTTGATAAGCTCAACTCTTCCCTGGTCAGGGGGCCGTTAGAGTTGGTAGCTGGAGTTAAACGGGAAGCTGGTAAAGCGATTTTGGCCCGAATGCACAAACGCTCGTGA
- a CDS encoding phosphoribulokinase, translating to MSERPIILGIVGDSAAGKTTLTKGIAQVLGPENVTVICTDDYHRYDRRQRAEMGITALHPDCNHLDIMQQHLALLRSGQPILKPIYSHKTGTFEAPVYIKPSRYVVVEGLLGYSTREARDCYDVKVYLAPPEPLRTQWKVKRDTLKRGYSKDQVLAELEKREPDSEEFIRPQRQWADVVVSFYPPETTSEETNSHLNVRLVLRPTIPHPEFSQILNQRSPDPMPAVSLGLDRDMGKPVDVLEVAGQATQEQVHDLETILCNEMPQMGHFCDREINPELGKIAGTTGEMLQSNPLALTQLLVAYHMLVAAQGY from the coding sequence ATGTCAGAACGTCCGATCATCCTTGGCATTGTGGGAGATAGTGCCGCCGGAAAAACCACCTTGACCAAAGGAATTGCTCAGGTTCTAGGCCCAGAGAATGTCACGGTCATTTGTACCGATGACTACCACCGTTACGATCGCCGCCAGCGAGCTGAGATGGGCATTACGGCGCTACATCCTGACTGCAACCATCTCGACATCATGCAGCAGCACCTCGCTCTACTGCGCTCAGGCCAACCGATCCTGAAGCCGATTTATAGCCACAAAACAGGCACCTTCGAAGCTCCTGTCTACATCAAACCGAGCCGCTATGTTGTAGTGGAAGGGTTGCTGGGCTACTCAACCCGCGAAGCTCGTGATTGCTACGATGTCAAAGTTTATCTAGCGCCGCCAGAGCCTCTGCGGACACAGTGGAAGGTAAAGCGGGACACACTCAAGCGAGGCTATAGCAAAGACCAAGTCCTGGCTGAACTAGAAAAAAGAGAGCCAGACTCCGAGGAGTTTATCCGACCCCAACGGCAATGGGCTGACGTGGTGGTTAGCTTCTATCCGCCAGAGACGACTTCAGAGGAAACCAACTCACATCTAAACGTCCGTCTCGTCCTCAGACCCACCATTCCGCACCCAGAATTTAGCCAGATCTTGAACCAACGCAGTCCCGATCCTATGCCTGCCGTTAGCCTAGGACTCGATCGCGATATGGGCAAACCAGTGGATGTCTTAGAGGTAGCAGGACAAGCTACGCAGGAACAGGTCCACGATCTAGAAACAATTCTGTGTAACGAAATGCCGCAAATGGGGCATTTCTGCGATCGCGAAATCAACCCTGAGTTGGGCAAGATTGCAGGGACAACGGGAGAAATGTTACAAAGTAACCCCTTAGCGCTGACTCAGTTGTTAGTTGCCTACCACATGTTAGTAGCGGCTCAGGGGTATTAA
- a CDS encoding M48 family metalloprotease → MFGANQIKTASLLGLLSGLIVLGAYYLVGNEQGLFLGLGIAAFTSFSSWYYSDKAALAAYQAQPLAREEAPELYDMVASLSDRADIPMPKLFLVPTESPNAFATGRDPEHSAIAVTQGIVNLLSREELEGVIAHELTHVRNRDTLTQAVAGTLAGAITFLGRILTFGALYGPVTRDTRRGGNPFAILFLIILAPLAAGLIQFAISRTREFAADQGSAEITGNPAALASALEKLEEMGLRIPMNGNPALSPLLIINPLSAQGLQSLFRTHPPTEERIKRLLELAQQKQAVTPALV, encoded by the coding sequence ATGTTTGGGGCGAATCAAATCAAGACGGCATCTCTTTTGGGTTTGCTGAGTGGGCTGATTGTTTTAGGTGCTTATTATCTAGTGGGTAATGAGCAAGGGCTGTTTTTAGGGTTGGGGATTGCTGCCTTTACCAGTTTTAGCTCTTGGTATTACTCAGATAAGGCCGCCTTGGCTGCGTACCAAGCACAGCCCTTAGCCCGTGAGGAAGCTCCAGAACTTTATGACATGGTGGCTTCGTTGAGCGATCGCGCTGACATTCCGATGCCAAAGTTGTTTCTAGTGCCGACCGAATCGCCCAATGCGTTTGCCACAGGTCGTGACCCAGAGCACTCGGCGATCGCGGTGACTCAAGGCATTGTTAACTTGCTCTCTCGCGAAGAACTCGAAGGAGTGATTGCCCACGAGCTGACTCATGTCCGTAACCGAGACACGCTGACTCAAGCGGTAGCAGGTACTTTGGCGGGGGCGATTACCTTTCTCGGTCGCATCCTCACCTTTGGTGCTTTGTACGGCCCTGTGACTCGTGACACTCGTCGGGGTGGTAACCCGTTTGCCATTTTATTTTTGATTATCTTGGCTCCCTTGGCCGCAGGTTTAATTCAGTTCGCTATTTCTCGGACTAGAGAATTTGCCGCAGACCAAGGCTCAGCCGAGATCACTGGTAACCCTGCTGCGTTAGCCAGCGCCCTAGAGAAGCTGGAAGAGATGGGTCTTCGCATTCCCATGAATGGCAATCCTGCTCTATCTCCCTTGCTTATTATCAATCCACTCTCAGCTCAAGGGTTACAGTCTCTTTTTCGCACTCACCCACCTACCGAGGAGCGAATCAAGCGCTTGCTAGAACTAGCCCAACAAAAGCAAGCCGTGACTCCAGCCTTGGTTTAG
- the rbsK gene encoding ribokinase, whose protein sequence is MTQTAAWDIVVVGSANSDYLIRGPKLPQPGETIQGETFLAAPGGKGANQAVAVARLGARVAFVARIGQDERGQTLIANLQAQGVDTRYLIQDPHAATGVALIMVGQGGEKQILTAPGANHQLGIADIEAAQAAIASTKVVLAQLESPLAIVQAAFQLAREAGARTVLDPAPAVPLSDELLQLIDLIRPNSSEAEVITGVKVTDPDSARQAAAILLQRGLGAVAVQAGDAGNLLIWPEGECWLPKVPVQSIDATGAGDAFAAAIAVALAENRPWSEAGRFANAAAAIATTGFGAQTALPTRAAIMNLLATNPASSPVQSPSGDR, encoded by the coding sequence ATGACACAGACAGCAGCTTGGGACATTGTGGTAGTGGGTAGCGCCAATAGTGATTACTTGATTCGCGGCCCCAAACTGCCACAACCCGGAGAAACGATTCAAGGAGAAACATTTCTAGCGGCACCTGGCGGAAAAGGTGCTAACCAAGCAGTTGCGGTGGCTCGTTTAGGTGCTCGTGTTGCCTTTGTCGCTCGCATTGGTCAAGATGAGCGAGGCCAAACCTTAATTGCAAATCTGCAAGCCCAAGGGGTTGATACTCGTTATTTAATTCAAGATCCGCACGCTGCCACTGGAGTGGCGCTGATTATGGTGGGGCAGGGGGGTGAAAAACAGATTCTGACTGCTCCCGGTGCAAACCATCAGCTAGGAATTGCAGATATTGAGGCCGCCCAAGCCGCGATCGCCTCGACGAAAGTGGTTTTGGCTCAACTGGAATCGCCTTTAGCCATAGTGCAGGCAGCGTTTCAGCTGGCTCGTGAAGCAGGGGCTCGGACAGTCCTCGATCCTGCTCCGGCTGTGCCTCTCTCTGATGAGCTTCTGCAACTGATTGATCTGATTCGCCCCAACTCCTCAGAAGCAGAGGTGATCACGGGGGTGAAAGTCACAGACCCAGATTCTGCTCGTCAGGCAGCTGCCATTCTACTTCAGCGAGGCCTAGGAGCAGTGGCAGTGCAAGCGGGGGATGCGGGTAATTTGTTGATTTGGCCAGAGGGAGAATGTTGGTTGCCCAAGGTGCCTGTGCAGAGTATTGATGCCACAGGAGCAGGAGATGCTTTTGCTGCGGCGATCGCGGTGGCTCTAGCCGAAAATCGGCCTTGGTCAGAGGCAGGGCGGTTTGCTAATGCCGCAGCGGCGATCGCCACGACAGGCTTTGGGGCACAAACGGCCTTACCCACTAGGGCAGCAATTATGAATTTGCTAGCGACGAACCCAGCTTCATCTCCTGTTCAATCTCCTTCTGGAGATAGGTGA
- a CDS encoding sensory rhodopsin transducer, producing MSNLLGHTEWVIAEGYIPAYGNGPEPQFTSHETACILNTTDQDAHVEIMIYFSDRKPVGPYRVTVPAQRTHHMRFNDLTDPAPIPLDTDYASVFESDVPIVVQHTRLDSRQAENALMSTVAYASGR from the coding sequence ATGAGTAACCTGCTTGGACACACAGAATGGGTGATCGCTGAGGGCTACATTCCAGCCTATGGCAACGGGCCTGAGCCTCAATTTACCAGCCATGAAACTGCTTGCATCCTCAACACCACCGACCAGGATGCGCATGTAGAAATCATGATTTATTTCAGCGATCGCAAACCTGTAGGGCCTTACCGGGTGACAGTTCCTGCTCAGCGCACCCATCATATGCGCTTTAACGACCTTACCGATCCAGCCCCAATTCCTCTAGATACGGATTACGCCAGCGTGTTTGAGTCTGATGTGCCAATTGTGGTGCAGCATACGCGGCTAGACTCTCGACAAGCTGAGAACGCCCTCATGAGTACGGTCGCCTATGCCAGTGGTCGCTAA